In Topomyia yanbarensis strain Yona2022 chromosome 2, ASM3024719v1, whole genome shotgun sequence, one DNA window encodes the following:
- the LOC131684254 gene encoding uncharacterized protein LOC131684254 yields MRQRFFIPGLRVLIRQVSKQCVTCRVRNAVPTPPMMASLPTARVTGMIRPFTHTGVDYFGPIQVKQGRNLVKRWVALFTCLTIRAVHLEVVHSLSTQSCVMAIRRFVARRGSPETFYSDNGTNFVGASNILEKQMQEIQENCVITFTNSKTSWCFNPPSAPHMGGAWERMVRSVKTAMSAIADHPQHPSDEVLETVVAEAESIVNSRPLTYIPLESMEEESLTPNHFLLFSTKGVAQPETSTKVEASALRDSWRLAQCLVNHFWARWIREYLPTLTRRTKWFEPTKPLKAGDLVIVVEESKRNGWLRGKIVDVIKAPDGQVRRAVVQTKNGLINRPAVKLALLDLQTPGDGPELHGQGNVTKPQGRFVQQADEFSSVPPGAVNTSKHKCQLRKRQNISSCAVLSDGA; encoded by the coding sequence ATGCGTCAACGGTTCTTTATACCTGGGCTACGAGTGCTGATTCGTCAGGTATCGAAACAGTGTGTTACCTGCCGCGTTAGAAATGCTGTTCCAACACCACCTATGATGGCATCCCTACCGACCGCTCGCGTCACAGGAATGATTCGACCATTTACGCACACTGGCGTAGACTATTTCGGGCCAATACAGGTCAAACAAGGTCGAAACCTAGTGAAAAGGTGGGTGGCGTTATTCACTTGCCTCACCATACGCGCTGTACATTTAGAGGTAGTACATAGTCTCTCTACCCAGTCGTGCGTAATGGCCATCAGACGATTTGTGGCTCGCCGTGGTTCCCCAGAAACCTTCTATAGTGACAACGGAACTAACTTCGTGGGAGCGAGCAACATTCTTGAGAAACAGATGCAGGAGATCCAGGAGAATTGTGTGATTACATTTACCAACAGTAAGACGAGCTGGTGTTTCAATCCGCCTTCGGCGCCTCACATGGGCGGCGCTTGGGAGCGCATGGTACGCTCAGTAAAAACCGCTATGTCTGCCATCGCAGACCATCCACAGCATCCTAGTGACGAAGTTTTGGAAACAGTAGTGGCAGAAGCCGAGTCGATTGTCAACTCAAGGCCATTGACATACATTCCGCTTGAGTCGATGGAAGAAGAGTCACTGACGCCAAACCACTTCCTGTTGTTCAGTACAAAGGGCGTTGCACAACCGGAAACATCAACAAAGGTGGAAGCAAGTGCCTTGCGAGACAGCTGGCGTCTCGCACAATGCTTGGTAAACCACTTCTGGGCCCGCTGGATTCGAGAGTACCTACCAACTTTAACCAGGCGTACAAAGTGGTTTGAACCTACTAAACCGTTGAAAGCAGGAGACCTAGTCATCGTTGTGGAGGAGAGTAAACGGAACGGTTGGTTAAGGGGTAAGATCGTGGACGTTATTAAGGCACCAGATGGACAAGTTCGGCGAGCAGTTGTACAGACGAAGAATGGATTAATCAATAGACCTGCAGTAAAGCTAGCACTCCTGGATCTTCAGACACCTGGAGACGGTCCGGAACTTCACGGGCAGGGGAATGTTACGAAACCACAGGGTAGATTCGTTCAACAGGCAGATGAGTTCAGTTCAGTACCACCCGGTGCTGTCAATACGAGCAAACATAAATGTCAGTTGCGCAAACGTCAGAACATATCCTCGTGTGCTGTACTGTCAGATGGAGCATAG